In Pseudomonadota bacterium, the genomic stretch GATCACCACGGCCACCGAATGCGGCACCTCGTGGCGGGTGCTGTTCAAGACCGCTTCACGAACGAGCTCGGCCACGAAGAAGCGTTGCGGCTTGTCGGTCAGTACATCCTGCGGGTACAGCAACCCCTGCGGCAGCAGTGCCCGCAGCTCCGAGACCAGCACATCGAGGTTGTCTCCTGACCGAGCCGAGACCGGCACGATCGCAGCAAAACGGTGGCGCCGGCGGCAGGCATCGATCACCGGCAGCAGCTTGCGCTTGTCGCGAACCCGGTCGACTTTGTTGATCGCCAGTACGACCGGGCGCCGAACAACGAGCGCTGGCACCTGCTCGAGATCCGAAGCGATCCGCCCGGGGTCTGGATTGCGGTTCACCTCGCTTAGCCACAGCACCGCATCGGCATCGGTCAACGCGGACTTTGCTTGCTGCGCGAGCACCCGGTCGAGCGCGTCCTTGGGTCGATGCAATCCAGGGGTGTCGACGAACGCGATCTGGGTCGGCGGCTCCTCGCGCACGTAGACACCGAGGACCGAGGTGCGCGTGGTTTGGGCCTTGGGCGTGGCGATAACCAGTTTTTGGCCGAGCACGGCGTTGAGCAGCGTCGACTTGCCCACGTTCGGTCTGCCCATGATCGCGCAGCGGCCGGCGCGCGCGTTTTCGAGTTGCATCAGAATCCCAGTCTACCCCCCATCCTGCACGCGTCGAGCGCCTTGCTCGACTCCTTGCGGACTTGACCCGACGGCGCGGCGAGTGGACGCTGCCCCCCATCCATGTCCCACGGTGTAGCCTCGTTGCTGCTGGCCTTCGCGT encodes the following:
- the era gene encoding GTPase Era; protein product: MQLENARAGRCAIMGRPNVGKSTLLNAVLGQKLVIATPKAQTTRTSVLGVYVREEPPTQIAFVDTPGLHRPKDALDRVLAQQAKSALTDADAVLWLSEVNRNPDPGRIASDLEQVPALVVRRPVVLAINKVDRVRDKRKLLPVIDACRRRHRFAAIVPVSARSGDNLDVLVSELRALLPQGLLYPQDVLTDKPQRFFVAELVREAVLNSTRHEVPHSVAVVIDKYLERGNLVRISATLYVERASHKAIVIGVRGQQLKRIGIAARKEIEALLERRAFVRLWVKVARHWRRDPASVRRLAGEPAA